The DNA window AATGCACTGCTTCACCGAGATCGGCGTCCACAATTGATCTGGCAACCACACTGTCTACAGGGATGGTGGGCGGACGGACTGTCTCTAGCGCTCCGGATCAGTATCCGCTTCTGTCTCTGATTCGGAGGGGCGTTGCGAGAGGCGGTCGAATCGCGATTGCGCGCGCTCTGCGCGCTGGTCGGTCTCCCCAGCTTTGTAGGTAGCGTCCCGTACTTCTCCATCCTCGACGCTCACGTACAGAACCGCGTCTTGGTGGCGACCACTCTCCGGCAGTTCTGTCTTTGGGAGAAGGATGTCGTCAACAGTTTCGCCTTCGCCTTCGCGTTCGAGCAACAGCACGGCGAGGTCATCTTCGAAGCGATCAACCACTGCCGTGTACTCGCCGTCGGCT is part of the Halococcus salifodinae DSM 8989 genome and encodes:
- a CDS encoding DUF3006 domain-containing protein, yielding ADGEYTAVVDRFEDDLAVLLLEREGEGETVDDILLPKTELPESGRHQDAVLYVSVEDGEVRDATYKAGETDQRAERAQSRFDRLSQRPSESETEADTDPER